From Xiphophorus couchianus chromosome 4, X_couchianus-1.0, whole genome shotgun sequence, a single genomic window includes:
- the LOC114143537 gene encoding uncharacterized protein LOC114143537 yields MKPFLQATSSPQDVTHAASLLAYLNHQRDQGIFCDCVLRQGQNSDQLYHAHRCILAASSPVLASILSSSGALVELHDPSLSDSVLPSLLDYIYTGVLPHPLSKQEYYRLLSAACQMQMKELQDALRANWLQIQGNAQDGKNPSVIVEMYSFKETEDSDKIDFETFKHLPSSTTTYHFQSHETTRQPLPNEMFQEPWITSGSTDASPENDERKIKNQYVNGHTRTDLASLNDLNTFSILGSIDKDNAGDRRQVTSLTQRETLRSKDDKAQMHNLPGVDVHHSPNFVKTDMRQRTPEEDLLGKSKERKSCSSSPSSSPPPCSEAVPVICHSSRAAVLQQSEVSVWPHNQASESFVQPPSKIAHFSLSLGIGNDNTVEAITTECKDQNGVQSQDPRSTIRHTSCATDHKVDQDYNSNNVHLFKFNDTCKNASNNMNNNNQTAHLDSLQSHTEYYGEYVVQNNVSRRGLKHQIERDYDPVPSKNQHFDCFQCQRTLLTTSTQDQSKHQGAAVSLLMEVEDTGSASQCEECLEVEVKRGHRYSSVCLDVTDIKKNHCKTSGPITDWYTNIHKDDKSRKDMSNKISSTQTKFRFITSLSGLTNVTDSFSVSKCGKVLESRENSSPENTEPCCFLSAPLDHNLPGTTRCSGQPNHWHLPHQGEPCDDASLQDSNHKPLKPGLSPDSDELGEEVNTPFSGERSLSQHFFIELEDQPDINTKHDELPVSCQQFVVMDTAAILSHDDTQANQDSSVARAERLDEAVGQRDIKEGNPFDIKPSQTGDCITQNISVMEVSTPKEHETKSGSTIVCSPLCEPDCDRASKPSTVSVCIPSTFPASMPTDRSAHLSSPNHQPFQCSLCDRSFSQRGSLNRHVRSHLGVRPFPCPCCPMTFSRQYRVTEHMRVHQRSALGNGLQKSSVIKD; encoded by the exons ATGAAG CCTTTTCTTCAGGCGACATCGTCTCCACAGGACGTCACCCATGCAGCATCACTGCTAGCATATCTGAACCATCAGAGAGATCAAGGCATATTCTGTGACTGTGTGCTCAGGCAGGGGCAGAACTCAGATCAGCTTTACCATGCACACAG GTGTATCCTGGCAGCCTCCAGCCCAGTGTTGGCATCCATCCTGTCCTCATCTGGTGCCCTGGTGGAACTACATGATCCAAGTCTCTCGGACTCTGTGCTACCTTCCCTTTTGGACTACATTTACACTGGGGTTCTTCCACACCCTCTCAGCAAACAGGAATATTACAGACTGCTCTCTGCTGCCTGCCAAATGCAGATGAAAGAACTGCAGGATGCTCTGAGAGCTAACTGGCTGCAGATCCAAGGGAATGCTCAGGATGGTAAAAATCCTTCTGTTATAGTTGAAATGTACtcatttaaagagacagaagattCTGATAAAATTGATTTTGAGACCTTCAAACACCTTCCATCATCAACCACAACATATCATTTTCAAAGCCATGAAACAACCAGACAGCCATTACCTAATGAGATGTTTCAAGAACCCTGGATCACTTCAGGAAGCACCGATGCCAGTCCTgaaaatgatgaaagaaaaataaaaaatcaatatgtAAATGGTCACACAAGAACTGATTTAGCttctttaaatgatttaaatactTTCAGTATTCTTGGAAGTATTGACAAAGACAATGCAGGTGACCGCAGACAGGTAACATCGCTGACCCAACGGGAAACATTGAGGTCCAAAGATGACAAAGCTCAGATGCATAACTTACCTGGAGTAGACGTGCATCATTCACCAAACTTTGTAAAAACAGACATGAGACAGAGAACCCCAGAGGAAGACCTACTCGGAAAATCTAAGGAAAGAAAGAGTTGCTCTTCATCTCCGTCATCATCGCCACCCCCATGCTCTGAGGCGGTGCCTGTCATTTGTCACAGTAGCAGAGCGGCTGTCCTGCAGCAGTCAGAAGTCTCTGTGTGGCCTCACAATCAAGCATCTGAGTCTTTTGTCCAGCCTCCCTCCAAAATCGCCCACTTCTCACTCTCATTAGGCATAGGCAATGACAACACTGTTGAAGCAATTACCACTGAGTGCAAAGATCAAAATGGAGTACAAAGTCAGGACCCCAGAAGCACTATAAGGCACACTAGCTGTGCTACTGACCACAAGGTGGACCAGGATTACAACAGCAACAATGTACATCTATTTAAATTCAATGACACCTGCAAGAATGCATCAAATAATATGAACAATAACAATCAGACTGCCCATCTGGATTCTCTGCAAAGTCACACAGAATACTATGGAGAGTATGTGGTCCAGAATAATGTCTCAAGAAGAGGTTTAAAGCACCAAATTGAACGGGATTATGATCCTGTTCCCTCCAAAAATCAACACTTTGATTGTTTTCAATGTCAGAGAACATTGTTGACAACTTCAACACAAGATCAATCGAAACACCAGGGAGCTGCAGTTTCACTTCTCATGGAGGTTGAAGATACAGGAAGTGCTTCTCAGTGCGAAGAATGTCTTGAGGTGGAAGTGAAAAGGGGACACCGTTACTCCAGTGTGTGTCTTGATGTAacagatataaagaaaaatcactGTAAGACATCTGGACCTATAACAGACTGGTACACAAACATCCACAAAGATGACAAAAGCAGAAAGGATATGTCTAACAAAATTAGTAGCACACAAACCAAATTCAGATTTATAACATCACTATCTGGATTGACTAATGTCACTGACAGTTTCTCTGTTTCTAAATGTGGCAAAGTGCTGGAAAGTAGAGAAAACTCATCCCCTGAAAACACGGAGCCATGTTGCTTTTTATCAGCACCCCTGGACCACAACTTGCCTGGCACTACAAGATGCTCTGGTCAGCCAAATCATTGGCATCTTCCTCATCAGGGTGAACCATGTGACGATGCATCACTTCAAGATTCAAATCACAAACCCTTGAAGCCTGGCTTGTCTCCTGACTCAGATGAGTTAGGTGAAGAGGTTAATACTCCTTTTTCAGGTGAAAGATCACTGAGTCAACACTTTTTTATAGAGTTAGAAGACCAGCCGGATATAAACACCAAACATGATGAGCTACCCGTGTCCTGTCAACAGTTTGTTGTAATGGATACAGCTGCAATCCTGAGTCACGATGATACACAAGCAAATCAGGACTCCTCTGTAGCCAGAGCTGAGAGGTTAGATGAGGCTGTTGGACAGAGAGACATCAAAGAAGGAAACCCATTTGATATAAAACCATCCCAAACAGGAGATTGCATCACACAAAACATTAGTGTGATGGAGGTTTCCACACCTAAAGAGCATGAAACTAAGAGTGGCTCCACTATAGTTTGCTCACCTCTTTGTGAACCAGACTGTGATCGAGCCTCAAAGCCATCAACTGTATCTGTCTGCATACCTTCCACCTTTCCAGCCAGCATGCCAACAGATAGGTCAGCTCATCTGTCATCTCCCAATCACCAGCCTTTCCAGTGCTCTTTGTGTGATCGCTCCTTCAGCCAGAGAGGTTCTCTGAACAGACATGTGCGGAGCCACCTTGGCGTACGGCCCTTCCCCTGCCCCTGCTGCCCAATGACCTTCTCACGCCAATATCGTGTCACAGAGCACATGCGTGTTCATCAGCGATCTGCCCTTGGAAATGGCTTACAAAAGTCCTCTGTTATAAAGGATTAA
- the LOC114143538 gene encoding uncharacterized protein LOC114143538 isoform X1 produces MSVELCPVSEPDGNNETTQDFTLGGNKPLHRFLRCQPKVIGTVMLVIGASSVIVAIATHSDVDILHMWMVIPPEICMGILLTICGILYIVTQHRPTKKTVTISFALSIVSTLGGFWTILVMLINFHIYYAYSSDEEHNNDTDIANEIPWTSHIEVMGLTLEAVFLLYSFVGTIIFITMSVLAGAALRSTKTQAIVVMTTTAAEAPVE; encoded by the exons ATGTCTGTTGAACTTTGCCCTGTGAGTGAGCCAGATGGGAATAATGAAACCACTCAGGATTTCACACTGGGAGGGAATAAGCCTTTACACCGCTTCCTAAGGTGTCAACCCAAGGTCATTGGG ACGGTTATGCTGGTCATTGGGGCATCCTCTGTGATTGTTGCCATTGCCACCCACTCAGACGTCGACATTCTCCACATGTGGATGGTCATTCCTCCAGAGATTTGCATGGGAATATTG CTCACCATCTGTGGGATTTTATATATTGTGACACAGCACAGACCCACCAAGAAAACT GTAACCATATCATTTGCTCTCAGCATTGTGTCGACGCTCGGGGGTTTTTGGACAATTCTCGTCATGCTCATTAACTTCCACATCTACTATGCATATAGTAGTGATGAAGAACACAACAATGATACCGACATTGCCAATGAAATACCATGGACGTCTCATATAGAA gtTATGGGACTGACCTTGGAGGCAGTCTTTTTGTTGTACAGCTTCGTTGGTACAATTATCTTCATCACCATGTCAGTGCTGGCAGGAGCTGCCCTCCGTTCAACAAAGACTCAG GCCATTGTAGTGATGACGACGACGGCAGCTGAAGCGCCAGTTGAATGA
- the LOC114143538 gene encoding uncharacterized protein LOC114143538 isoform X2, translating to MLVIGASSVIVAIATHSDVDILHMWMVIPPEICMGILLTICGILYIVTQHRPTKKTVTISFALSIVSTLGGFWTILVMLINFHIYYAYSSDEEHNNDTDIANEIPWTSHIEVMGLTLEAVFLLYSFVGTIIFITMSVLAGAALRSTKTQAIVVMTTTAAEAPVE from the exons ATGCTGGTCATTGGGGCATCCTCTGTGATTGTTGCCATTGCCACCCACTCAGACGTCGACATTCTCCACATGTGGATGGTCATTCCTCCAGAGATTTGCATGGGAATATTG CTCACCATCTGTGGGATTTTATATATTGTGACACAGCACAGACCCACCAAGAAAACT GTAACCATATCATTTGCTCTCAGCATTGTGTCGACGCTCGGGGGTTTTTGGACAATTCTCGTCATGCTCATTAACTTCCACATCTACTATGCATATAGTAGTGATGAAGAACACAACAATGATACCGACATTGCCAATGAAATACCATGGACGTCTCATATAGAA gtTATGGGACTGACCTTGGAGGCAGTCTTTTTGTTGTACAGCTTCGTTGGTACAATTATCTTCATCACCATGTCAGTGCTGGCAGGAGCTGCCCTCCGTTCAACAAAGACTCAG GCCATTGTAGTGATGACGACGACGGCAGCTGAAGCGCCAGTTGAATGA